One window from the genome of Salvelinus sp. IW2-2015 linkage group LG30, ASM291031v2, whole genome shotgun sequence encodes:
- the LOC111955396 gene encoding sclerostin domain-containing protein 1-like yields MLLTTSGYQLALFCLLIRSCQAVKNGATETLNAQLISTVQDTPSSNVSMNQARNGGRRLTSDARKEQGQAQSKVGCRELRSTKYISDGQCTSLNPVKELVCAGECLPSHLLPNWIGSGPGYTGKFWSRREAQEWRCVIDRTRTQRIRLQCQNGSSRTYKITVVTSCKCKRYSRQNNDSGNGKSEVEVGQAQGQSSTPQVPKRRKGKEGKNGRSGQEDWAEEQPKND; encoded by the exons ATGCTTCTTACCACGAGTGGGTACCAGCTTGCGCTATTTTGCCTTCTGATAAGAAGCTGTCAAGCTGTCAAGAACGGCGCCACGGAAACGTTAAACGCTCAGTTGATAAGTACGGTCCAGGATACACCGAGTAGTAATGTATCAATGAATCAAGCACGCAACGGAGGAAGACGTTTGACCAGCGATGCGAGGAAAG AGCAGGGCCAGGCGCAGAGCAAGGTGGGCTGCAGAGAGCTGCGCTCCACCAAGTACATATCAGACGGCCAGTGCACCAGCCTGAACCCGGTCAAGGAGCTGGTGTGTGCTGGGGAGTGTCTCCCCTCCCACCTTCTGCCCAACTGGATTGGCTCCGGCCCCGGCTACACCGGAAAGTTCTGGAGCCGGCGGGAGGCCCAGGAGTGGCGTTGCGTCATCGACCGGACCCGGACCCAGCGCATCAGACTGCAGTGTCAGAACGGAAGCTCCAGAACCTACAAGATCACTGTGGTTACTTCCTGCAAGTGTAAACGCTACTCCAGGCAGAACAATGACTCAGGGAATGGGAAGTCAGAGGTGGAGGTTGGGCAGGCCCAGGGGCAGAGCTCCACACCCCAGGTGCccaagaggaggaagggaaaggaaggGAAGAATGGACGTTCTGGGCAGGAGGACTGGGCTGAAGAACAGCCTAAAAATGACTGA